From Pseudomonas sp. stari2, a single genomic window includes:
- a CDS encoding type II toxin-antitoxin system RelE/ParE family toxin → MRLVWRQKALDDRDNIMERIGQENPVAAIELDEVFELKGESARKHPAIYRKGIAEGTREIVVTPNYVIIYTIKVDVVEVLRVLHTRRQWP, encoded by the coding sequence ATGAGGTTGGTCTGGCGCCAAAAGGCGCTGGATGACCGAGACAACATCATGGAGCGTATCGGACAGGAAAATCCCGTTGCAGCGATTGAACTCGATGAGGTTTTCGAACTGAAAGGAGAAAGCGCTCGCAAGCACCCTGCCATATACCGAAAAGGTATCGCGGAAGGCACCCGCGAAATCGTCGTCACCCCAAACTACGTCATCATCTACACAATCAAAGTTGATGTTGTGGAAGTGCTGCGAGTGCTGCATACCAGACGGCAATGGCCATGA